The genomic interval GTACGCCAGAAACTCCCCGTCGAGGTCGACCTGGTCGACGGTGACGCCGTGGTCGCGGAGCCGGTCGGTCGCGATGTGGTCGCCGCCGCCGACCAGCAGGACACGGGTCTCGGAGCCGTTCTCGACCATCGTCATCGGAACGTCCACGAGCCCCCGGTGGTAGGAGTCGACCCACGAGTCACAGAGCTGGAGCTGGCCGTCGAGTCTGAGACACCGCTCGGTCCGGCGCGGCCGGTTCGCCGTTGCCGAGAGCGTCCGGTCGTAGATGACGACGCGCTGGTGTGCTGTCCGGCGGATCTCCCGTATCTGCACGCTCGCCTGTCCCGGCGGGTACTGGGATTCTATCTCGGCGCCGATGTACGTCTCCTCTACGGCGCGTTCGGCGCTCTCGCCCGCGACCAGGACGGCACCGTAGCTCGCGGTCACGAGCAGGCAGGCCGTAACGACCGCGAAGGAGGGCGTCTCGACCTCGGCGTTGTAGGCAAACAGGAGGGCGACGAGCGCGTTGGCCAGCCCGAGGACGAAGATGGCGGCCACCAGCCCGAGGCTCGGGTACAGCACCAGCGCGTACACTACTGTGCCCACCAGACTCCCGAAGTAGTCCACCCCGAGCACCTCGCTGAACGCGTCCCCGCTGCTGTCGACGAGTTCGGAGAGAAACGGGATCTCCAGCCCGGACAACACGCCCACGACGACGATGGGGAGATGCGAGACGACCAGCACCAGCTCGTATTTCAGGGGGAACTGCACCGAGGGAACGCTGTTGACACCGACCATGAACAGGAGGCCGAGCGGGCCGATGACGGCGAGTGCCACCTCAGTTCGGAAGAAGTTCCGCTCGACGTTGTCGATGTACCGGTAACAGAACGCGCCCACGCCGAGCGAGAACAGAAAGAGGCCGATAGTTATCGAGTACCGGAGCACCGTCCCGCCAAACAGCACCCGTAGCATCTCCGAGTAGATGAGCTCGTAGACGATGCTACAGAAGGCGACGACGAAGGTTACGCCGAGGAGCAGCCCCCGGCGCCGGTCCGGTACTCGGGGAGACACGTTAGAGCCGTGGGGAGACCTGCCAGGGGTTCTCGACCTCGTACCCGTCGCCCGACTGGTCGACGCGGAAGTCGACGGACTCCCAGCCAAAGCCCTGATTGCCGTTCTCACTCCGTAGCTTCGACCCGACGCGGTACCAGCCCGGTTGCTCGACCGGCATCGAGAGCTGCTGGTCGGGTTCGGGGTCCGTCCAGCGCTCGTCCCACTGTGACTCGTCGAGCGGGCCGGCCGGCGGCGGGTCGTCGCTGAACTCCTCCTGGCTGCCCATGTATCCGAGCGCGACGACCGCGATGGCCGCGTCGTACCGGGATATCTCGTTTTCGTGCTCCTCGCGCCAGTCGTCGTCGTCCTCGTGACCGTGGTGGATGGCGCGCCCGCCGCGATGGGGCGCGCTACTCCAGCCACCGCTTCCACGGCCCGTGGCGCCCTGCCCGCGGCCGCCGCCCTTCGCGGCAGCCGCGCGGCCGACCGGGAGCCCGAGCGACAACGCCAGCGACGCGTCGACGTCGGCACGTGACTCGACGGTCGGGTCCGCGGTCAGATTGACCACGATGGCCCCGTCGTTCGTCGAGATACTGTCGTACACCTCGGCCTTTCGGGGTGGCGGGGAACTGTTGCCACCACCGAGTCCGAAACAGCCCGCAAGTCCCAGTGTTCCGGCTGCTGTCCCCACCCGAAGGAAGCGTCTCCGTCGCATAGCATTACTGTAACGTAGATATGTTTTTAAATCCTATGGATAGTAACTATGCTGGCAGCGACCATGCACCCCGCGAACGCGGGAGATTCGTATCACCGAACAGCGGGTGGCTCCTCTCGGGCTCTCTTGCCGGTCCAGTCGGCGGTACCGCTCGATTGCGACCGAGTCAGCGGTCGCCGTCGGCGGTCTCGCCGTCGTCCTCGGGTTCGATACCGGCCCGCTCGTGGAGCGGCCCCGGCTCCCCTCGGGCCTGTCGTGCCGCCCGCCCGGCGATTCGGCGCGCGAGCAGGAGCGCGACCATCGCCGGGAGCGCGAGCACCGCGACGACGAGGCCGGTCCGACCGGGGACCACGGCAGACCCCGGTGACACCGCGTCGTACCCCACTGCGAGGACGACGGCACCGATGCCGCCGACGACGAGATAGAGGCCACGCGAGAGGACGGCGCTCGGGTTGGGGAGCCGCGAGAGCGCGGCCGCCGGGAGGAGCCAGCCCGCCAGTCCCAGTCCGGCCAGAGCCACGAGGGGGAGCTCCCCCACGGCGATGACGGCGGCGTAGACCACCAGCGGTGAGACGGCGATGCCCAGCGCGAGCCCGGTGAGGACGACAGCCCACCGCGGCGTCGTGTTCATCTCGGCCTCGTAGGCCGCCGCGAGCCGCTCTTCGAGCATCTCGGCCACCTCCTCGGAGACCAGCTGCTCGCCACACTCGGGGCAGTCGGCCGCCGCCCGTTCCAGGTCCACACCGCAGGCCGGGCAGGCCGGCTCTTCGGCCTCGCTCCACTCGTCCATGGCCCGGCCTACTGCCGCCGGGGGCTTGAGTGACACGGCGGCCACTATAAACGCCTAAACCGACCCCGCCCGTCGGCTCGCGCATGCGACTGGAGGAGTACTGGGGCATCGGCCCGAAGACGTCCGAGCTACTGACCGAGGAACTGGGCGTCGAACGGGCTATCGCGGCCATCGAATCGGCGGACACGCGAACGCTCACCGCGGCGGGGCTCTCCCGCGGGCGAGCGACGCGCATCCTCCGGCGGGCGACGGGGGCCGAATCGATGGACCTGCTGGCGACCCGGGACACCCGAGACGTGTACAAGGAACTGCTGGACCTCGCCGAGGAGTACGCCGTCACGGCCGACGCGGCCGACCGCATCCGCGTGCTGACGCCGCTGCCGACGCGCGAGCGGATGGACGCGCGGCTGGACGACGTCCTCGCCGCGCGGGACACGTGGGTCGGACTCGACGAGCGCGACCGACGCGCGATACAGGCGGCCTTCGAGGACCACGACGAGGGCGGCGAGCGAGCGGCCGTCGAGACCGCGCTCGCGCTGCAGGCGACCGGGGTGGAGTCGGGCGTCTTCGAGCGGGTCGCGGCCCTCGACAGCGACGCGCTGGCCGACGCGCGGGCCGCGCTCGCGGGGCTCGCCGGCGAGGGTGACCGTGTCGGCGAGGGCGCCGACGACGAGCTCGACCGGCTCCGCGAGCGGCTGGGGCAGGTCGAAGACCTCGCTGCGGCCACGCCGGACGTCGTCGAGGCCGTCAGAGAGGCCGCCCGCCGGCCCGACGAGTTCCAGGACGCGCTGGTGCGTCACGTCACCGGCGAGACGGGGTTAGAGGCCCCGCGGGTCCGGGACGCGATGCCCGGGGACGCGACCGACGCGCGGGACTTCGTCGACGCCGCGCTCCGCGAACTGCGCCGGTCGCTTCGGACCGCCGTCGAGGAGCGGGAGGCCACCGTCGCCGACGAACTGAGCGAGGCGCTCGACGACGCGCGGCCGACCATCGACGACGCCGTCGCGGCCGTCGGTGACCTCGCGCTGTCGGTGTCGCTGGCGCGGTTCGCCCTCGCCTACGACCTCCGCCGGCCGACCTTCGTCGACCGGGACACCGTCGCGGTCCGTGACGCCCGGAACCTCGCGCTGGCCGACGCCGACGGCGTCCAGCCCGTGACCTACGCCATCGGCGACCACACGCTCGACGTGGAGCGGGCCGACGCCCCGCCCAGCGGCGACCGGGTGGCTGTGTTGACCGGCGCGAACTCCGGCGGGAAGACCACGCTGCTCGAAACGCTGTGTCAGGTGCAGCTGCTCGCCCAGATGGGACTGCCCGTCCCGGCCGCGGCCGCCGAGGTGGGCGTCGTCGACACCGTCGTCTTCCACCGCCGGCACGCCTCGTTCAACGCCGGCGTCCTCGAGTCGACGCTGCGCTCGGTCGTCCCGCCGCTGTCGGGCGACGACCGGACGCTGATGCTCGTCGACGAGTTCGAGGCCATCACCGAGCCGGGGTCGGCGGCGAACCTGCTCCACGGGCTCGTGACGCTGACCGTCGACCGGGGCGCCCTCGGCGTGTTCGTCACCCACCTGGCGGCCGACCTCGAACCGCTGCCCGAAGTGGCTCGCACCGACGGTATCTTCGCCGAGGGACTGAACCAGGAGCTGGAACTGCGCGTGGACTACCAGCCCCGCTTTGGCACCGTGGGCAAGTCCACGCCGGAGTTCATCGTCTCCCGGCTGGTCGCCAACGCGGGCGACCCCGTGGAGCGAAGCGGGTTCGAGACGCTGGCGCAGGCCGTCGGCGAGGAGGCCGTCCAGCGGACGCTCTCCGATGCGATGTGGACCGAGGACCGGTAGCCCCGGCGACCCTGTCGGCCAAGGGTTCACGTGGATGGGGGTCGAAGTGGTCTCTGATGATACAACGTCTCCTGCCGCTTGGCTACGCATGGATGGTCGTCCACGGACTGCTCTCCGTCTTCCTCCCGAAACAGGCCATCAAACTGAACGGCAAGCTGCTGCTCAAGGGGTACGAGAACCCCGGTGACCTCGAACCCAAGGACTGGTACGTCCGCTCGACCCGCATCTCCGGGCTCGGCATGCTCGTGACCGGCGTGACGGGACTGCTGGCCGGCCAGCTCACCGAGGGAGACGAAGCGGAACTGCCCGACGACGCGGAGTCGTCCGACGACGACCCCGTCGAACTGGATATCTAGCCCGGCCCGTTCTCAGACGGGGTCGACCCGTTCGACCTCGTTGACGTCCGTGATACCGAACCCGTCACAAAGCAGCGTCGCGACCGCCTGCCGCTGGTCGGCGTCGTCCGGCAGGTCGAGGACCACCGTGACGTCGGCGTCGACGCGGATGTCCGTGTAGGCCGGGCGGACGCTCGTCACCCGGTCGACGGCCACCTCGGTCACGGCCCCGACGGCGGCGAGCACATCGGCGACACCGCTCGTGAGGTCCGCACTCCCGCCGCGGGGGACCCGCAGCGAGACATCGGCCGATGCCTCGACAGTGGTAGTCGCATGGAGCGACATAGGCCGACGGCCGGAGTCGAACCGGCCCCAGTCGGGGCTCACCAGTCGAGCCCGCCGGCGGGCTGGTCGCTGTCGTGTGACCAGCACACGGGTCGAGACCACACCGCAGTGGGCGTCGGGTGACGCCGTCCCACGGCGCGGTCGCCGCCTACCGAGCGGGCAGGACCTGCGTGGCGTCGGTCCCACCAGCCCGACCCGCGAGAAGCGGCCCGCCGAGCCCGGCCGTACAGCCGGATTCGAGTGCCACCGGCTGGCGGAACTGCCGGCCGGTGGCGGGCACGTGTCGGGTCTGAACTGGTGCTGTCATGGGAACACTACGTCAGGTCCAGTGACGTACTAAACTGTTCACGTGGGCATATATTAAGTATATTGTACAGTTGGTATCGAATACCACAGGCAGCACCCGTGCGACGGCGTCGAAACACCGCGACACACGACGGAACCGGAAAACGGGATCAGCGCTGAATCCGTTCGCCGCAGTTCGGACAGAACGTCACCGACTCGCGGGGTATCGACTCGCCGCAGGCGCCACACTCCTCCGCTGAGCTGGTAGCCCCCTCGGGCGTGAAAATCGCCGTGTCGTCTATCCAGCCGTCTTCCTCGGCTTCGTCGCCGTCCTCGGCGACGGCCGCCATCGACTCCCCGTCGTCCGGGATGGGCTCGTCAGTCGTGAACACGCGCGTGTGGGAGTGCCCGTCGTCGGAGGGGTCGCCGGCACCGTCGTCGGCCGTGCTGGACGCGTCCGAGCTGTCGGGCGTCCCCGGCTCGTCCGCGCCGGCGCTCGACCCGTTGGCGGTCGGGGTCGGCGGTCCCGGCCGCGAGCTGTCGGCCACCGGCGGCATGATGGGGTAGCGCTGCTCGGCCCGTTTGTCCGGCCGGGCGAGCGGGGCCTGTGCCCGGACCCGACGGGCGACGAGCGCCTGGATTCCGAGATACACGCCCGAGAGGAGCGCCGGGACGGTGACCAGCGCGCCCAGCGCCGTGGCCGGAGCGACCCCGGCGGCGCCGAGTCCGGTCTCGACGACAGACGCCACGCCGGCGCTCGCGACGCGCTCGCCGACCGGTCCCGGCAGTCCCGGTGCGTGGACCAGCCAGGCGGCCGCGAGGGCGACGGCGCTCACCGCCGTCAGCACGGTAAAGAGCGGTCGGGGCGAGAAGCTGTAGACGCGGCGACCGAAGGCGATGGTCCGGACGAGCAGGTGGACGCTGGCGACGGCCGTGAGCGCGACGACCGCCGGGCGCGGACCGAGACCGATGGCCGCCACGGCTGCGAGTATCATGAGGACGCCGGACGGCGCGGGCAACACGCCCGGATTGTCGATGCGGTACTGGCTCACGAGGTTGCCGTAGTCGTTCGAGAGCTGCCGGTCGAGCAGCCACGCGGCGACGGCCGCGGGCGCGAGCAACCACGCGACCGCCGCGAAGACGACCAGCCCGGTCACGTCGGCCGTGACGGCCATCGCGGCGAAGGTCGGCGCGAACGCCTCGACCACGAGTCCGGTCGCGACGACCCACGCCCCGTAGAACAGGTAGCCGGCGACTGCGCCGACCAGTAGCCACAACTCCGTAGCAAGCAACGCGACGGAACGTCGCAGTTCCACAGCAGGGGGGCGGTCCGACATTACATGCGTGTTTCCCTGAGAGCGCTTAATTCGTGTGGTGGTCAGGGCGACTGTACGCTCACTGACGCGACACCGGACAGCTCGAGCTCGTCGCCCGGTGCGATGGGCTCGCGGTCGCCCTTCTGTAGCGTCTGCCCGTTGAGCTGGGTCGGGTTATCGCCCAGGTCCAGCAGGTAGAAGCTCCCGCTCTCGCGGACGAACCGCACGTGTTCGCGGTGAATCCGGACCGCTTCGTCGTCCGGACGACCGGCCTCGGTGAGGGCCGCGCGGATCTCTCGACCGACCGTGTCGCCGTCGTCGACGTCTATCTCCCGACCCTCGACTTCGAGGACCAGTGAGTCGGGCCCCTCCTCGTCGTCCTCGCTCGCTTCGAGCGCGTCGATTGCGTCGTCGGGCGCGTCGTCCTCCTCGGCCTCTCCGGAGCGGTGGGCGTCGAGGTCCTCGCCGCACTCGACACAGAAGTTGTCCTCGGCCTCGACGTCGGCGTCACAGCTGGGGCAAGCGTCGAGCGCGTCGTCGCCCGGCGCGACCGACGAGACATCGGCACCGCACTCGACACAGAAGTTCGCCTCGGCGTCGAGTTCGGCGTCGCAGTCCGGACAGTCGATACTCTCGGCGTCTTCGTCCGCGGCCTCTTCTTCGGCGGTGTCGTCTTCGACCGCTTCGACCTCTTCTTCGACGGC from Halomicroarcula saliterrae carries:
- a CDS encoding spermidine synthase, yielding MSPRVPDRRRGLLLGVTFVVAFCSIVYELIYSEMLRVLFGGTVLRYSITIGLFLFSLGVGAFCYRYIDNVERNFFRTEVALAVIGPLGLLFMVGVNSVPSVQFPLKYELVLVVSHLPIVVVGVLSGLEIPFLSELVDSSGDAFSEVLGVDYFGSLVGTVVYALVLYPSLGLVAAIFVLGLANALVALLFAYNAEVETPSFAVVTACLLVTASYGAVLVAGESAERAVEETYIGAEIESQYPPGQASVQIREIRRTAHQRVVIYDRTLSATANRPRRTERCLRLDGQLQLCDSWVDSYHRGLVDVPMTMVENGSETRVLLVGGGDHIATDRLRDHGVTVDQVDLDGEFLAYTKDHPYFEQYHHDAYRYDRLRTYETDALSYLRRTDREYDLVLLDLPGARNDDMLPVYSTEFYRLVRGHLTDDGVVVSWGYQRDAFSTHYKTYMNTVGTAGFDRKVTYNAWDDTDGDGETERGERFYVFAPGPRPSPALGTASNLTATQQRRYADARWRPVPRYNGVEPNSIFDPNYDIIIN
- a CDS encoding zinc ribbon domain-containing protein codes for the protein MDEWSEAEEPACPACGVDLERAAADCPECGEQLVSEEVAEMLEERLAAAYEAEMNTTPRWAVVLTGLALGIAVSPLVVYAAVIAVGELPLVALAGLGLAGWLLPAAALSRLPNPSAVLSRGLYLVVGGIGAVVLAVGYDAVSPGSAVVPGRTGLVVAVLALPAMVALLLARRIAGRAARQARGEPGPLHERAGIEPEDDGETADGDR
- a CDS encoding MutS-related protein; the protein is MRLEEYWGIGPKTSELLTEELGVERAIAAIESADTRTLTAAGLSRGRATRILRRATGAESMDLLATRDTRDVYKELLDLAEEYAVTADAADRIRVLTPLPTRERMDARLDDVLAARDTWVGLDERDRRAIQAAFEDHDEGGERAAVETALALQATGVESGVFERVAALDSDALADARAALAGLAGEGDRVGEGADDELDRLRERLGQVEDLAAATPDVVEAVREAARRPDEFQDALVRHVTGETGLEAPRVRDAMPGDATDARDFVDAALRELRRSLRTAVEEREATVADELSEALDDARPTIDDAVAAVGDLALSVSLARFALAYDLRRPTFVDRDTVAVRDARNLALADADGVQPVTYAIGDHTLDVERADAPPSGDRVAVLTGANSGGKTTLLETLCQVQLLAQMGLPVPAAAAEVGVVDTVVFHRRHASFNAGVLESTLRSVVPPLSGDDRTLMLVDEFEAITEPGSAANLLHGLVTLTVDRGALGVFVTHLAADLEPLPEVARTDGIFAEGLNQELELRVDYQPRFGTVGKSTPEFIVSRLVANAGDPVERSGFETLAQAVGEEAVQRTLSDAMWTEDR
- a CDS encoding zinc ribbon domain-containing protein, with protein sequence MELRRSVALLATELWLLVGAVAGYLFYGAWVVATGLVVEAFAPTFAAMAVTADVTGLVVFAAVAWLLAPAAVAAWLLDRQLSNDYGNLVSQYRIDNPGVLPAPSGVLMILAAVAAIGLGPRPAVVALTAVASVHLLVRTIAFGRRVYSFSPRPLFTVLTAVSAVALAAAWLVHAPGLPGPVGERVASAGVASVVETGLGAAGVAPATALGALVTVPALLSGVYLGIQALVARRVRAQAPLARPDKRAEQRYPIMPPVADSSRPGPPTPTANGSSAGADEPGTPDSSDASSTADDGAGDPSDDGHSHTRVFTTDEPIPDDGESMAAVAEDGDEAEEDGWIDDTAIFTPEGATSSAEECGACGESIPRESVTFCPNCGERIQR
- a CDS encoding double zinc ribbon domain-containing protein; this translates as MSDASTKQAVECPICGDEFDPTVAGGWCTNTECGEWQYTEGSTESDVSAAADSTDSAEPEDETADDSLVSPADEEADAESVSLFGEPDEDADDGSADADEELDAAADDSEDDLDEIDVDVAEDVDVTEDSEVAEAEDADVADRADDAAEEEAEAVEDDAVEEEAEAVEDDAVEEEAEAVEDDTAEEEAEAVEDDAVEEDADVAADAVEEEVEAVEDDTAEEEAADEDAESIDCPDCDAELDAEANFCVECGADVSSVAPGDDALDACPSCDADVEAEDNFCVECGEDLDAHRSGEAEEDDAPDDAIDALEASEDDEEGPDSLVLEVEGREIDVDDGDTVGREIRAALTEAGRPDDEAVRIHREHVRFVRESGSFYLLDLGDNPTQLNGQTLQKGDREPIAPGDELELSGVASVSVQSP